A stretch of the Archangium violaceum genome encodes the following:
- a CDS encoding carbon starvation CstA family protein: MGRVVSKLGWALLAIVGAFCLGTVALHRGETINATWLVVASVAVYMLGYRFYGRFIAERALRLDPTRASPAQRRNDGLDYVPTDKWVLFGHHFAAIAGAGPLVGPVLAAQMGYLPGTMWILFGVVLGGAVQDFMILFLSVRRDGKSLGDMVRMEMGPAAGVVAMIGVLMIMMIILAVLALVVVKALTGSPWGTFTVAMTIPIALLMGLYLRYIRPGRVLEVSVIGFVLLMLSIWMGGRVADMPSLAPLFTYDSKALAWMLIAYGFCASVLPVWLLLAPRDYLSTFLKIGTIVVLAVGIVLAAPELKMPAVTRFVDGTGPVFSGNLFPFLFITIACGAVSGWHSLISSGTTPKMLANEREALMVGYGAMLMESFVAIMALIAATVLEPGVYFAMNSPPGLIGTTAEQAARTISEWGFVITPEVLTQTAREIGETSILSRAGGAPTLAVGMAQILHGLVGGEGMMAFWYHYAILFEALFILTTVDAGTRVGRFMIQELAGLVYAPLRKTESWSANMIATALCVAGWGYFLYQGVVDPLGGINTLWPLFGIANQMLAAIALTLSCVVLVKMKRERYLWIPAIPTVWLVICTLTAGWQKVFGGDIRVSFVAHARAFSAAAEQGRVLAPATSLEDMQRVITNDYVDATLTVLFMLLVVATIAFGLRAALAARRSTAPSAQETPHVPVATVSQ; this comes from the coding sequence ATGGGTCGTGTTGTCAGCAAGCTGGGGTGGGCACTGCTCGCCATCGTGGGGGCGTTCTGTCTGGGGACGGTGGCCCTGCACAGAGGAGAGACGATCAACGCCACCTGGTTGGTGGTGGCCTCCGTCGCCGTCTACATGCTCGGGTACCGCTTCTACGGCCGGTTCATCGCCGAGAGGGCCTTGCGGTTGGACCCGACCCGCGCCTCGCCGGCGCAGCGCCGCAATGACGGTCTGGACTACGTGCCCACCGACAAGTGGGTGCTGTTCGGCCACCACTTCGCCGCCATCGCGGGCGCCGGTCCGCTGGTGGGTCCGGTGCTCGCGGCGCAGATGGGTTACCTGCCGGGCACGATGTGGATCCTCTTCGGCGTGGTGCTGGGTGGCGCGGTGCAGGACTTCATGATCCTGTTCCTGTCCGTCCGCCGCGACGGCAAGTCGCTGGGCGACATGGTTCGCATGGAGATGGGTCCGGCCGCCGGTGTGGTGGCGATGATCGGCGTGTTGATGATCATGATGATCATCCTCGCGGTGCTGGCCCTGGTGGTGGTCAAGGCGCTGACCGGCAGCCCCTGGGGCACCTTCACGGTCGCCATGACCATTCCCATCGCGCTGCTGATGGGCCTCTACCTCCGCTACATCCGTCCTGGCCGCGTGCTCGAGGTGTCCGTCATCGGCTTCGTGCTGCTGATGCTGTCGATCTGGATGGGAGGCAGGGTCGCCGACATGCCGTCCCTGGCGCCGCTGTTCACCTATGACAGCAAGGCGCTGGCCTGGATGCTGATCGCCTACGGCTTCTGCGCCTCGGTGCTGCCCGTGTGGCTGCTGCTGGCGCCGCGCGACTACCTGTCGACGTTCCTGAAGATCGGCACCATCGTGGTGCTGGCGGTGGGCATCGTCCTGGCCGCGCCGGAGTTGAAGATGCCGGCGGTGACCCGGTTCGTGGATGGCACCGGCCCGGTGTTCTCCGGCAACCTGTTCCCGTTCCTGTTCATCACCATCGCGTGCGGAGCGGTGTCGGGCTGGCACTCGCTCATCTCCTCGGGCACCACACCGAAGATGCTGGCCAACGAGCGCGAGGCGCTCATGGTGGGCTATGGCGCGATGTTGATGGAGTCCTTCGTCGCCATCATGGCGCTGATCGCCGCCACGGTGCTGGAGCCGGGCGTGTACTTCGCCATGAACTCCCCGCCCGGATTGATTGGCACCACCGCGGAGCAGGCGGCCCGGACGATCAGCGAGTGGGGTTTCGTGATCACCCCCGAGGTGCTCACCCAGACGGCCCGGGAGATTGGCGAGACGTCCATCCTGTCGCGAGCGGGTGGCGCGCCGACCCTGGCGGTGGGCATGGCGCAGATCCTCCACGGACTGGTGGGCGGCGAGGGGATGATGGCCTTCTGGTACCACTACGCCATCCTGTTCGAGGCGCTGTTCATCCTCACCACGGTGGACGCGGGCACGCGCGTGGGCCGCTTCATGATCCAGGAGCTGGCCGGCCTGGTGTACGCACCGCTGAGGAAGACCGAGTCCTGGAGCGCCAACATGATCGCCACGGCCCTCTGTGTGGCGGGCTGGGGCTACTTCCTCTACCAGGGCGTGGTGGATCCGCTGGGCGGCATCAACACGCTGTGGCCGCTGTTCGGCATCGCCAACCAGATGCTGGCCGCCATCGCGCTGACGCTGTCCTGCGTGGTGCTCGTGAAGATGAAGCGCGAGCGCTACCTGTGGATCCCCGCGATTCCGACGGTGTGGCTGGTGATCTGCACGTTGACCGCCGGCTGGCAGAAGGTGTTCGGCGGAGACATCCGGGTCAGCTTCGTCGCCCACGCGCGCGCGTTCTCGGCGGCGGCCGAGCAGGGCAGGGTGCTGGCGCCAGCGACGTCCCTGGAGGACATGCAGCGGGTCATCACCAACGACTACGTGGACGCCACCCTCACCGTCCTGTTCATGCTGCTGGTGGTGGCGACCATCGCGTTTGGCCTCCGGGCCGCGCTGGCCGCCCGCCGCTCGACCGCCCCCTCCGCCCAGGAGACGCCCCACGTCCCCGTGGCGACCGTGAGCCAGTGA